Proteins encoded together in one Rana temporaria chromosome 6, aRanTem1.1, whole genome shotgun sequence window:
- the SOCS1 gene encoding suppressor of cytokine signaling 1 — MVAHNKVKADNAVADRRSQCLEASNTDPSQIQPARAIHNSPGHPLPAAQLGDTHFRTFRSQSDFTIITRTSNTLDSCGFYWGPMTVNVAHDKLRQEPVGTFLIRDSRQKNCFFAISVKTASGPISIRIHFQAGRFSLDGSKESFSCLFQLVEHYLLSPKNMLSFPLRKVRLRPLQELCRKSILLTFGRQNLDRIPVNRVLKDYLKSFPFQM, encoded by the coding sequence ATGGTAGCACACAACAAGGTGAAAGCCGATAATGCAGTTGCAGACAGAAGATCTCAATGCCTGGAAGCCTCAAACACAGATCCTTCCCAGATCCAACCTGCCAGAGCTATCCATAACAGCCCTGGACATCCTCTTCCTGCAGCACAGCTTGGTGATACACATTTTCGAACCTTCCGCTCTCAGTCAGATTTCACAATTATTACCAGGACCAGCAACACGCTGGATAGTTGTGGTTTTTACTGGGGACCAATGACAGTCAATGTGGCACATGACAAACTAAGGCAGGAGCCTGTGGGCACTTTCCTTATCAGGGACAGTAGacagaaaaactgtttttttgctATCAGTGTTAAAACAGCTTCAGGACCCATCAGCATAAGGATCCACTTTCAGGCTGGGAGATTCAGTCTTGATGGCAGCAAAGAATCATTCAGCTGTCTTTTTCAGCTAGTGGAACATTATTTACTTTCTCCTAAAAATATGCTATCATTTCCTCTAAGGAAGGTCAGATTAAGACCTCTGCAAGAACTTTGTCGAAAAAGCATATTGTTAACATTTGGGAGACAGAACTTGGACAGAATCCCAGTCAACAGAGTCTTAAAAGACTATTTAAAATCTTTCCCATTTCAGATGTAA